Proteins from a single region of Streptomyces griseiscabiei:
- a CDS encoding amidohydrolase family protein: MSESAGPGLIDAHHHVWDLDRRPQPWLDEPRHAPLRRSFDAQRLRADATRAIAGERLVRTVVVQCVTSLAETRELLALADTEPLIGGVVGWLDLTSLAIGDMLDRLRGGPGGEHLRAVRHVVQDEPDPDWLQRPVVESGLCRIRDLGLGYDLLVRDHQLPQAIRLAERVPGLPLVLDHAGKPPLARGELADWERRIRRLAGHPQVHCKVSGLITEADHDKWTLDDIRPVWDTLLSAFGPRRLMFGSDWPVCLLAGGWNRWAATVEELLLDCSESETRAVLHDTATAFYGLRPAPKATARRTQPCS; encoded by the coding sequence GTGTCTGAGAGTGCCGGCCCCGGCCTGATCGACGCCCACCACCATGTATGGGACCTCGACCGGCGCCCTCAGCCCTGGCTGGACGAGCCCCGGCACGCCCCTCTCCGGCGGTCCTTCGACGCACAGCGCCTCCGTGCCGACGCGACCCGGGCGATCGCCGGGGAGCGCCTGGTGCGCACGGTCGTCGTGCAGTGTGTGACCTCGCTGGCCGAGACACGGGAACTGCTCGCCCTGGCCGACACGGAACCCCTGATCGGCGGGGTCGTGGGGTGGCTGGACCTGACGTCCCTCGCGATCGGCGACATGCTCGACCGGCTCCGCGGTGGACCCGGCGGCGAACACCTGCGGGCCGTGCGCCATGTCGTCCAGGACGAGCCGGACCCCGACTGGCTGCAGCGCCCGGTCGTGGAGTCGGGGCTGTGCAGGATACGCGACCTGGGACTCGGCTACGACCTGCTGGTCCGGGACCATCAACTGCCCCAGGCGATCCGCCTCGCCGAGCGTGTCCCCGGTCTGCCGCTGGTCCTCGACCACGCGGGCAAGCCTCCCCTCGCCAGGGGTGAACTCGCCGACTGGGAACGGCGGATACGCCGGCTGGCCGGCCATCCGCAGGTGCACTGCAAGGTGTCGGGTCTCATCACCGAGGCCGACCACGACAAGTGGACCCTCGACGACATCCGGCCGGTGTGGGACACCCTGCTCTCCGCCTTCGGCCCGCGGCGGCTCATGTTCGGCTCCGACTGGCCCGTCTGTCTCCTGGCGGGCGGCTGGAACCGCTGGGCCGCCACCGTCGAGGAACTCCTGCTCGACTGCTCCGAGAGCGAGACGCGTGCCGTCCTCCACGACACCGCGACGGCGTTCTACGGACTCCGTCCCGCCCCGAAAGCG
- a CDS encoding L-fuconate dehydratase, with product MPSALSPSARIIALDVLDVRFPTSEHLDGSDAMNPEPDYSAAYVVLRTDAGDGLEGHALAFTTGRGNDAQAAAIATLAPHVVGRSVEEVCGDLGEFSRSLVHDPQLRWLGPEKGAIHMATGAVVNAAWDLAAKRAGKPVWRLLAEMSPEELVAQVDFRWLSDALTPDEALDILRKAEPGREERTAALLERGYPAYTTTPGWLGYSDEKLARLAREAVADGFTQIKLKVGADLEDDVRRMRTARETVGDSVRIAVDANQRWDIQPAIDWMRALAPYQPYWIEEPTSPDDILGHAAVRAAVTPIKVATGEHVANRVVFKQLLQAGAVDIVQIDSARVGGVNENIAILLLAAKFGVPVCPHAGGVGLCEMVQHLSMFDFVAVSGTTEDRVIEYVDHLHEHFVDPVRIADGHYLAPSVPGLSAQMHPESLKEYLYPDGPVWISRV from the coding sequence ATGCCCTCTGCCCTGTCCCCGTCCGCCCGCATCATCGCCCTGGATGTCCTGGACGTGCGTTTCCCGACGTCCGAGCACCTGGACGGGTCGGACGCGATGAACCCCGAACCCGACTACTCCGCCGCCTACGTCGTCCTGCGCACCGACGCCGGTGACGGTCTGGAGGGTCATGCCCTGGCCTTCACCACCGGCCGCGGCAACGACGCCCAGGCCGCCGCCATCGCCACGCTCGCCCCCCACGTCGTCGGCCGCTCGGTCGAGGAGGTCTGCGGCGACCTCGGGGAGTTCTCGCGCTCCCTGGTCCACGACCCCCAACTGCGCTGGCTCGGCCCGGAGAAGGGCGCCATCCACATGGCCACCGGCGCGGTCGTCAACGCCGCCTGGGACCTGGCCGCCAAGCGGGCGGGCAAGCCCGTCTGGCGGTTGCTCGCGGAGATGTCCCCCGAGGAACTGGTCGCCCAGGTCGACTTCCGCTGGCTCAGCGACGCCCTCACCCCCGACGAGGCACTGGACATCCTGCGCAAGGCGGAGCCGGGCCGCGAGGAGCGCACCGCCGCGCTGCTGGAACGCGGCTACCCCGCCTACACCACCACCCCCGGCTGGCTCGGCTACTCCGACGAGAAGCTGGCCCGCCTCGCCCGCGAGGCCGTCGCCGACGGTTTCACCCAGATCAAGCTGAAGGTCGGGGCGGACCTGGAGGACGACGTACGGCGGATGCGGACCGCCCGCGAGACCGTCGGCGACTCCGTCCGCATCGCCGTGGACGCCAACCAGAGATGGGACATCCAGCCCGCCATCGACTGGATGCGCGCCCTCGCCCCGTACCAGCCGTACTGGATCGAGGAGCCCACCTCCCCCGACGACATCCTCGGCCACGCCGCCGTCCGCGCGGCCGTGACTCCGATCAAGGTCGCCACCGGGGAGCACGTGGCCAACCGGGTCGTCTTCAAGCAGTTGCTCCAGGCCGGCGCGGTGGACATCGTGCAGATCGACTCCGCCCGGGTCGGTGGTGTCAACGAGAACATCGCCATCCTGCTGCTCGCCGCGAAGTTCGGGGTGCCGGTCTGCCCGCACGCGGGCGGTGTGGGCCTGTGCGAGATGGTGCAGCACCTGTCGATGTTCGACTTCGTCGCCGTCTCCGGCACGACGGAGGACCGGGTCATCGAGTACGTCGACCACCTGCACGAGCACTTCGTCGACCCGGTGCGCATCGCCGACGGCCACTACCTCGCGCCGAGCGTGCCCGGGCTGAGCGCGCAGATGCATCCCGAGTCCCTGAAGGAGTACCTCTACCCCGACGGCCCGGTCTGGATCTCCCGTGTCTGA